The segment attacgcTATTATATTTTCGTTGTTATTCGGTTTATGCTCAGCTAAGCGCATTTTGTTGAGCTCCAAGTTAGGATTGagtaaaaacataaatgaaattcaataaaaaaaattattatatatccgAATTATATCCGAAAAAAACGGGTCAGTACTAACAGGATTAGTGAATGCTGCATGTTAACATCGTGgaaaaacacaaaaatgttttattatacatatatttcatggAAATGGTTTTGCGCAGccgaaaaaaacatattttccgTTTCTTGTACGAgcttgaaattgaaaaaatttcacacGTGATAAGattcgaaatatattaatcgcaattaaaaattatcgaatgCGAAGATATATGTTTAAGCTGACTGacttatttgttatatttccaCTTGAATATGTTTAGAATCGAAACGGatgtgcaaatattatattttatattatatctgtgtgtaaatattatgtatgtaaagaTGTTGGAAATAGATTCGCATTATCTTGTTTTGCATCATCTCTATTTTATCATGTTTACTCTCTCTTAATTAATCAGCTTTTCTTTAATGCATGcatatgtttaattttgtttgcaattataatgtaatcgagaatattatattgcaaactaatcaaaactaacaataagttattataaattaattttatacatattacgttacaaaacaattaattgtttaaatttccAGTTTTTTGATCCAGTATCCAGCACGTACACATATCTGCTGGCCGATATCAACGATAAGGAAGCGATTTTAATCGATCCGGTTATCGAATGGGCCGagcgtgataaaaaaatcatcgaGGAGTTAGGATTAATGTTGAAATACGCCCGTAAGTTGCCAACTGAACATCAGATTCATTATCTTGTGCATAAATATCGCGGTTTGcgagaaataacaaaaattgagACGTGAGAGAGAGACGCACAGATGAACCAcctaatattttatctcatcCGATATTGTTTAATCGAAgattgtatgtatgtatatatatatatgtatgtatgtatgtatgtatgtatgtatgtatgtatgtatgtatgtatgtatgtatgtatgtatgtatgtatgtatgtatgtatgtatgtatgtgtatatatatatatatatatatatatatatatatatatatatactatttcaGAACGAATAttctaatttgaaaatttaacatagataactattataaatagatgcGATACTATTTCAGAACGAGTATTCTAaagaatctaatttaattttaaaatttaaggtATAGATTAATAAAAGGTATGGATAAAttccatattttaaattttaaaattaaattagattcttTAGAATACTCGTTCTGAAATAGTATCgcatctatttataatagttatcTATGTattgaattttcaaattttgattGGCATCAAAATTGactacttttatttatactacTATATCAAATATGACAACTTCGCGTTAATCATTCttatattagttttaaagGAATATTAGAACATCACGATAATTCTCTCAAGATTCGACTTGTGCCACtttcaaaatatatgatttttatagaatattaatgtGTTCGAGCTATTATCAGTATATCAGAAATATGGATTTTGGTCtatcacatatataaaattttggaaagacttaaatattaaactttacatAGTGACGTTTATTCCTGAGATGTTAGCTCTGGTAACTCGCAAAATACCGTATTGATATTGACAGCTCTGTTTCTACAACGTTATATCTGacttatatttttccaatacgccgtatttttagatttcacataattttgagataattctttaaaattggGTGACATTTTTTAACAGCGTCGGCTgaagtataatttaatatatgcagACTGTGTTACTTATTTAAACTTCGAACGGCAAAGGTATTTAAAggcttattaaaaaaaaaccaggattaaacacatttttcattaatctttaattatttcgcattGACTCACAAAttgtcacaaaaataattattcacgtaaattaataatattatgaaacaaGAAGACCATTGATTACAAAACCGGGTCTGGAGTGAGGGTTTCAGACACCCTCCCTTCGAGGGTTAATTATGAAGCatttaacatcaatattaCGCAAGATCAATTATTCCGAATGCGATATTACAAGTGCAATGACCTATTGTTTATTGACGCTGTCCGTAAAACGTTTGAATcgataactaattaattacaagCTCTAATTAACAACAAAATGTATTATCTTACTACCGCCGTTGCCCGATACCGCTGGCAATGTACTTGTCGGCAATTACGCGATGTCCCGCGATGTGATTTACGAGTTGAGCGTAGAATTATATTGCGAACTATCCTACTAACCGACCAATATTTGCCGAACTTCATAATGAATTGGCATGCAATCCCGCCGTGCCGCGAGGGGCGGCTCGCGAGCCTTGCCGCATAGTTTCACCATTGTTCCGCAGCTTAACACGGCCGTGGACCATAAACCCGGTGAGAGTGTGCCTGGGCATATCGTCGAACTTTGCCAATTTCGATAAAGAACTTTGACTTCGATCCGAATCGATTTCGACGGACGCCGTATAATTTTCGAGTGTATCGCGCGACGAGAGGCATTATTTCGCCGACAAATCGTGCTTATCGCGCGCGGGGGCGGATCTGTATGGAAATTAATGAAGTTTAACCCTTAACTAGAAGTACCCTCTCGCTCGGCTAATTTGCAGTGTGGATTTTCGAGGCCATGCTATGGAAACTTTTgctattaaagataaaaattaaaaaaaaaaaaggaaaagataattttgGAACGTTATAGAATTGAAGAATCACACATGTGCTAGTAAAATATTGGAtatgaaaatagaaattatttaattttttgtcgtatttttatatagttttttttatttttctacgtaatttttctatttatttatctctaaagatagaatattttttttaaatatctgtttttaattattgtttgttCCCCGCTGACGCAGATGGTAGGATAATATTAGACTCTTCCGGCCGAAATTCGCGTCCTTAATGGCGAAGGGACTTCTAGTTCAGCAAGAAGGGACGAAGTTTACGGCGTCGTATATCAGGTTGCGAAAGAGTTAATAGGATTACCATATTACTTATTGCGCTATCAAACCGCAAAGTGGTTTTTGCTAGAGATCACTTTGGCTAAGTGGAACGTATGCACTTGTTTATACCGAGCTCTGCGCGTGCCAATTCTGTCCCGAACAAATGGACATTTCCATAATGCGCCTCTCTCTGTTTTCCAATAATGCAGACCCCATTAATGCCGTTCTACTTCTGTAAAACTGCGCGAATTACGCGTAATCCAGTCGTACAAAGGGCAAGACCGCTAATTAGATTAAtagatttaatgtaatttaattgtttccaATAATTACCCGCGTACAATGTAGAAATATACAAGAGATCTCGGAATGTTggacagattttttttaatcgacataaaaaatatctcagaaattcttctaatttattaatggaTTTTCCATAAATCTTCATTCGCGTCACATCGTGACCTCCTTTTTTAATCTTCAGCGCTAAACAATTCCGCAACTATGATGTCTCCGCGCATTAAGATAACCGTATATCATCTTCCTTCCCCGCTGGCGAGATATCTATCGGTTCTGGGACGACCTGTAGCGCATTACGGAAGCGCGATACGGCGATGCGATCGCGATCCCGCGCGGACTCAGCGGCGCTTATCGATTATGCATTTACCAGTGCAACAATGACTAGCATCTTCGCTCAGCGGCAATCTTTCTCGCTGTTGCAGTGAACACGCACATGCACGCGGATCACATCACCGGCACCGGTCGATTGAAGTCGCTGCTGCCCAGCTGCAAATCCATGATATCGCACAGTAGCGGCGCCGAGGCGGATATACTTCTGCAGCCGTACGATCAGATCCGATTCGGCAGACATCATCTGAAAGTGCTTCCCACTCCGGGTCACACCGAAGGTCAGATACTTTCCTTAAACGGATTTTTTCTTGCGATTCCAGAATCGTTGTGGGGGTTTTTATTTCAGCACGACATTTGaactttattacattttttacactttttaaGTACCTATTTTGGGGAATGTATCTTACATGAGGTCTTATTTTGTGCAACTTATCGATTTAAGACGGCAAGTTGAGAATAGCTTGCAAAATCGATATGAAGTTAGACACAGCGGAGGATAAATaacgctatttttttttttttttttggtgcgcggtttttctttttgcttatttttttcgtgcggtaaaatattataccgtTGCCCATTTAGCTAGCATCCTACCATCGCCCATGTGTCAGCTACATGGAGTGGTAAAATAGAGCACAGCGCTGCCCTATAAAGGGCTAAGTGCATAGTGTATCATATTTGATACATACGTGGATTTCAACGTTTTCTCGACATGTTTCGCGAACTATTCTGCGTTACAATATacgtatatgatatattatctGTTGTCTTGTTGAGTCCACGCCatgaaaaatgaattttcggatttttcatcttttccattttctttaaCGCTactttaatattcattttgaACAGCAAATATTTCAATCCTCGACTTAAATTTTGAtccgaaaaaaaattacttcaaatctaaaaatatacattaatttttcacattttcccCTTGACACCGTGCACAACGGTGCAGCTAACGATATTGTGTTTTATGAATCTTTGTAACGCATTTAATCCAGTTTAACGCAATTCTTAACGCGCTCGCTGCGTTCACACGATGAATACAGAATGCGATTTTCATGCAGCGCAGCGAAAGTTTCGGAATTGTAACACGAAAAGTTACGGAACAAGTAGTTCGCAACTCCGCGATATCGGGATGCATTTCTGCGCGATCGATCGCGTTCGCTCggactattattttattaattgcgaCGTCCCGAGAAAAGTGATGAAATACTTTCTTGCGAGGGCGGTGAGAGGCGGCGCTATTTTACACGTGGAAAAGATCAAGGATGTAATGCGCGTCTATCTCGGATACACATGCAAGGTCGAACTGATCAATCGTAATTCTAGTTATTAAGAAATCGTGTGCGACTAATTAACAATTACGTTTGGGAATATGTGTATcgcatattattaataactttaaattttaaatgtgaagAAGGATGATCAGTGAAGtttattttgtgattttaatttataaataattaaatattctttaaacttttccattattattatcatctaatgttgtatatattatatttcaattatttcgtaTTGTTTATGTGCTTGTGCGCACATTTCAGTGACTAAACGCAAATTTTCTAGATTCCTTtacttattcaaaatatttttcctaattatttcattacattttcccgaataatttttttattagaaatttaatattaacgtCTACCTTGTGTGCTTTACTCCGTGCGTATCATATtcttatcttttcttttttattatctttgcaCGCTCAGAAGAATTGTGCTGCGTTGTGTTCTGAATTCCGCACGCGTTTTGCGTGTGAATTAGAGTCTCTGGAGCGATTAATTTAAACTGTTCTCCATCCAGAAAACATTGTAgctgcaatttttttgtactttttttcaatgtaCATGTTCTTAAATGCTAATATTCTTTGCCATCatcaaaaaaaagaaggaagcCTTTGCTTATGCCGAGAAACTCTATGTACAGGGTGTACCAGAATTTACCGTCACTCAGCAAAAAATTtgcttgaaattattttgcttgttaactttttttgcatcaactttacatttttataattaattccgaaattagaatattgaaaaagtaaatttttctaatacaataaaaaataacgttttattatattcatgcGCAGTCTTCAAGCGCAACTTGTTAAACTTTTTCGACATTTTCAATCTGTTTGGTATCTTTTGGCGATGAAACAATAGCTTTCTTCTTACGTTGACGTCATTTGTGGTATTTGATAGTTCTGGAACACTCTGTACGTACAGACGTGCATATACACTTATATCACTATTGGAGTTTGCACGACGGAAcggaatgaaaaaaaaaaagatactgtCATTCTTATCGATCGTGCCAGATTTGCTATTCGTCGCGATTCAATCGTTTGTCCAGGGAAAATCCTGGAGGCATCTAGCTATCTCGATATCGGGGTCCGCGCGACAGGCTCGATTTTTCGTGCCGAATAATCGAGCAAGCATTGAACATCTGGTTAGATATTCAATATTCATATCAGCTTTATTTCTGCACGTAAGACGAAGAAATGCATCACGATAAATGCGCCGCACATATTTCGCGAgaaagcaaatattttgtaaaacagaTATGCGCGTTTGTGCGCCGCGCGTACATGGAGAATATACAAAGGCACAAGAATAATTCCAATAACGAAATACAGGACATTCCAAACCTTTTTATCAACTTAAATTTAACGACGGgattaataagtaatttttaatatatttgtttttggataaaaaatgCGTCGCGCATATTTCGCGagaaagcaaatattttataaaacaaatatgagtTTGTATGAAGAATATACAAAGGCACAAGAATAATTCCAATTGCGAAGTGCAAGACATTTCGCAATTGGAGTCTTTTCATCAACGTAAATTCAATAACAGGATTAATaagtgatttttatatttatttttgggTAAAAAACGTGGAGCTCAGAAGATATTTATTGTTCtgatgttttattaataaatcaaccGATACTAGAATTTTTCGATAAGTGtgcgtaataaaattaatataattatatatattgcgtaGTCATCAGCGCTGAcgcaaatattgaaatttagtttttataaaattactaagAAAATAGTTATTATATGTTTGTGCGAGAAATTCAATGCACAAATTACGCAAATGTTCTAATTATTTCACTTGATTTCTGAATCATCTTTATATTCGTCGGAACACAAATCATGGTTTTCGTGTCAGGTACAGCTATTCGCCTCATTCGACATTTTTCGAGCGCGCGTAATATATCTGTTCGcagtttttctttcttcttttccgtttttttttcccctctttTTTCGCCGAACGCGATATTGCACGCAAATAGGATGAACGAGCTGACGAACGAGAACTCAATTTATCGTACCAGCCGATTACGAGAAGCGgagagataaatatattcgGTTCGAAAAGCGACGCGATGCCTGCCGGATGGCGGTCGCGTGAAGCGAAGCACGATATCGTAAATATTCCATCTGATACTTTTCGCAGGTTGCGTCACGTACGTTTGCGATGAGCAGGCAATCGCGTTCACGGGCGATGCACTCTTGATACGGGGATGCGGCAGAACTGATTTTCAGGTAAGTCCAGTCGGAAAGCTCGCCGAAAAAGTGGCATATCTTTGCGGTTTTACACGCGGTTACCGCACGTGATCCGCATTTATTTCGCACGTGTGTGTCTTTAAACGGAAAAATGATCGCAAGCGATACTTTTCTCGTTTTGAGAAGTGAAAAATTTGtgacaatatatttaaaacaaaatcagACTCGCAGCATTTCTCCAccgttaaagaaaaattacacgAAGTGAGAAGAAGGAaaacatttgcataaaaaaataattaagttgtcaaataattaaatcg is part of the Linepithema humile isolate Giens D197 chromosome 3, Lhum_UNIL_v1.0, whole genome shotgun sequence genome and harbors:
- the LOC105676593 gene encoding persulfide dioxygenase ETHE1, mitochondrial, with the protein product MIRNLRRIVSPIVVRRVGTRNNYAMIDVLTERVPFSKDFLFRQFFDPVSSTYTYLLADINDKEAILIDPVIEWAERDKKIIEELGLMLKYALNTHMHADHITGTGRLKSLLPSCKSMISHSSGAEADILLQPYDQIRFGRHHLKVLPTPGHTEGCVTYVCDEQAIAFTGDALLIRGCGRTDFQGGSAAVLYKSVHEKIFTLPRNYRLYPAHDYNGRTVTTVAEEKALNPRLSKSLEQFVEIMNNLNLPYPKMIDKAVPANKVCGLYEIEEKKSEL